A portion of the Etheostoma cragini isolate CJK2018 chromosome 13, CSU_Ecrag_1.0, whole genome shotgun sequence genome contains these proteins:
- the LOC117955625 gene encoding solute carrier family 22 member 5-like translates to MNDYDKNTAFLGQWGRFQQMVFFLLCASIVPNGFAAFSVVFLTDVPSHHCMVPEVNLTRDWRNAIIPIEVVNGKPRLKRCHRYRLDVVRNLSAQGLFPDRDVNLTDLEQESCVNGWSYSRDIYQSTIVSEFDLVCSDLWKQPFTSTVYFLGVLIGSFISGQISDRFGRKPVFFATMAIQTVFSFVPIFSPSWTVFSILLFTSGLGQISNYVAAFVLGTEIFTGNVRVMFSSLGVCLGFAIGYMTLPLLAYFLRDWKSLLLAISLPGLLYLPLWWFIPESPLWLLSQGRVEEAETIVREAAKMNKVEAPQVIFDQDYSVCADDTKAHPRQHHNVFNLLRTKDIRNTTLILCLVWFTLSTGYFFLSLNTSRLHSDPYLSCFISAAVEVPAYISSWLALRYLPRRLSTIFVLLLGGVSLYFIQLVPESLSNLSIALEMLGKFGISTGTALMFAYTAELYPTVLRNTASGTCTTVSRVGSCIAPSLIHLSEYFKYLPYITVGTLAVMSAFAAFFLPESFGRPLPQTIQQMHSMKFPFITRKDRSKPVVLFESQL, encoded by the exons ATGAATGATTATGATAAGAATACTGCTTTTCTTGGTCAGTGGGGACGCTTCCAGCAGATGGTCTTCTTCCTGCTCTGTGCCAGCATCGTGCCCAATGGATTTGCTGCTTTCTCTGTTGTCTTCTTGACTGACGTTCCCAGTCACCACTGCATGGTTCCTGAGGTTAACCTGACCCGAGATTGGCGCAATGCTATCATACCAATAGAG GTGGTAAATGGTAAACCGAGGTTGAAGAGATGCCACAGATACAGGCTGGATGTGGTCAGAAATCTCTCTGCTCAGGGATTGTTTCCTGACAGGGACGTCAACCTCACTGACCTGGAGCAGGAGAGCTGTGTAAATGGGTGGAGCTACAGCAGAGACATCTACCAATCCACCATAGTCTCTGAG TTTGACCTGGTGTGCAGTGATCTGTGGAAGCAGCCGTTCACTTCCACGGTTTACTTCTTGGGAGTTCTTATTGGATCCTTCATCTCAGGACAGATCTCAGACAG GTTTGGAAGAAAGCCTGTTTTCTTTGCCACCATGGCAATTCAAacagttttttcatttgttccaATCTTTTCACCTTCTTGGACGGTGTTCTCCATCCTTCTCTTCACCAGTGGTTTGGGACAGATCTCCAACTATGTTGCTGCTTTTGTGCTGG GCACTGAAATCTTCACTGGCAATGTGCGGGTCATGTTCTCGTCTTTGGGTGTATGTCTTGGCTTTGCCATTGGCTACATGACACTGCCTCTCTTGGCTTACTTTTTAAGGGACTGGAAATCTCTCCTGTTGGCAATCTCTCTGCCTGGTCTTCTGTACCTCCCTCTCTGGTG GTTCATCCCAGAGTCCCCTCTGTGGTTGCTCTCTCAGGGAAGAGTGGAAGAGGCAGAGACCATAGTGAGAGAGGCCGCTAAGATGAACAAGGTTGAGGCTCCACAGGTCATCTTTGACCAAGATTACAGTGTATGT GCTGATGATACAAAGGCACACCCTAGGCAACACCACAATGTCTTCAACCTGCTGAGGACAAAAGACATCAGAAACACGACTCTTATTCTGTGCCTGGTGTG GTTCACTCTGAGTACTGGATACTTTTTCCTGTCCTTAAACACATCCCGGCTTCATTCTGACCCCTATCTCAGCTGCTTCATCTCAGCAGCTGTAGAGGTACCAGCATACATTTCCAGTTGGCTGGCTCTGAGATACCTTCCACGACGGCTGTCTACCATCTTTGTCTTGCTCCTTGGAGGAGTGTCACTGTACTTCATTCAACTGGTGCCTGAAA GTTTATCAAATCTGTCTATTGCTCTGGAGATGTTGGGTAAATTTGGTATCTCCACCGGTACAGCCCTGATGTTTGCCTACACAGCAGAGCTTTATCCAACAGTGCTCAGGAACACTGCGTCAGGGACATGCACTACTGTTTCCAGAGTGGGAAGCTGCATTGCACCTTCTTTGATACATTTGA GTGAATACTTTAAGTACCTGCCTTACATTACAGTGGGTACTCTGGCTGTTATGTCTGCATTTGCTGCTTTCTTCCTGCCAGAGAGTTTTGGACGACCTCTTCCTCAAACTATTCAACAAATGC ACAGCATGAAGTTTCCATTCATCACAAGAAAAGATCGTTCAAAACCTGTGGTGCTTTTCGAAAGTCAACTCTGA